In one Zobellia galactanivorans genomic region, the following are encoded:
- a CDS encoding VOC family protein codes for MKPRISMISLGVKNLEASIRFYKEGMGLPLFESPPGVAFFDLNGTWLGLTEKEHLAKDVGIAPEGSGFSGMTLAHNVSSEEEVISVLNEAIHAGAILVKPPQKADWGGFHGYFKDLDGYLWEVAHNPFAWIGPED; via the coding sequence ATGAAGCCAAGAATAAGTATGATTTCTTTAGGAGTGAAAAATTTAGAAGCTTCGATCCGCTTTTACAAAGAAGGTATGGGCCTCCCCCTATTCGAATCCCCTCCGGGTGTGGCCTTTTTCGATTTGAACGGAACCTGGCTCGGGCTCACCGAGAAGGAACACTTGGCAAAAGATGTGGGTATTGCTCCCGAAGGAAGTGGTTTTTCAGGTATGACCCTCGCCCATAACGTCTCTAGCGAAGAAGAGGTGATTTCGGTATTGAACGAAGCCATACATGCCGGGGCCATTTTGGTGAAGCCACCGCAAAAGGCCGATTGGGGCGGTTTTCACGGCTATTTCAAAGACCTTGACGGATATCTATGGGAAGTGGCCCACAATCCCTTCGCCTGGATCGGTCCCGAAGATTAA
- a CDS encoding bile acid:sodium symporter family protein, translating into MKLKIDRFVLSVIVVIGLAYLFPQWGISESKIPIDTISAIGISLIFFFYGLKLSPSKLKDRLKNWRLHLLVQASTFLISPLLVLLFRPLIQNGEQEIIWLAFFFLAALPSTVSSSVVMVSIAKGNIPAAIFNASISGIIGVLLTPLWMGLFVKNAQTEFDFADIYLQLIVQIILPVLLGVVLQRLWGEYAQKYGKQLTLFDKSVILLIIYKSFARSFDENIFNAISFLDLLIVFIAVLALFVILYVLTGFLAKKLKFNTEDQITAQFCGTKKSLVHGTVFAKIIFGNAATIGIILLPLMLFHALQLLVISVLASKMGDKNQAIKDGSPSS; encoded by the coding sequence ATGAAACTAAAGATAGATCGGTTTGTACTATCGGTAATAGTGGTTATTGGCTTGGCCTATCTATTTCCCCAGTGGGGAATATCGGAAAGTAAGATTCCTATCGATACCATAAGTGCGATAGGAATTTCGCTTATATTCTTTTTCTACGGACTCAAATTGAGTCCCTCTAAATTAAAGGACAGGCTTAAAAATTGGAGATTGCACCTTTTGGTACAGGCCTCCACCTTTCTGATTTCCCCCCTATTGGTCTTGCTATTTCGCCCCCTCATCCAGAACGGGGAGCAGGAAATCATCTGGTTGGCCTTTTTTTTCTTGGCCGCGCTTCCCTCTACCGTATCCTCATCGGTAGTTATGGTTTCCATAGCCAAGGGCAACATCCCCGCCGCTATTTTCAACGCCAGTATTTCGGGTATTATCGGGGTGCTACTTACGCCTTTATGGATGGGACTCTTTGTCAAGAACGCCCAAACGGAGTTTGACTTTGCCGATATCTACCTACAACTGATCGTACAGATCATTTTACCGGTATTGCTCGGGGTGGTGCTACAGCGTTTGTGGGGGGAATATGCACAGAAATACGGAAAGCAATTGACCCTGTTCGACAAATCGGTCATTCTGCTCATCATTTACAAGAGTTTTGCAAGGTCTTTTGACGAGAATATTTTCAACGCCATTTCCTTTTTAGACCTGCTCATAGTTTTTATAGCGGTTTTGGCTTTGTTCGTCATCCTATACGTTTTAACGGGATTCTTGGCCAAGAAGCTGAAGTTCAATACCGAAGATCAAATTACCGCCCAATTTTGCGGAACGAAAAAATCATTGGTACACGGTACGGTGTTCGCTAAAATTATCTTTGGCAATGCCGCTACGATCGGTATTATTCTTTTGCCCCTTATGCTGTTCCACGCCCTGCAGTTATTGGTCATAAGTGTACTCGCCTCAAAAATGGGGGATAAAAACCAGGCCATTAAAGACGGGTCGCCCAGTTCTTGA
- a CDS encoding thioredoxin family protein produces MSKTIKILGTGCPKCQSLTGVVKDVVSENNIDATIEKVEDIMEIMKYNVMTTPALVIDDVITIKGRVPSKDEVLALLN; encoded by the coding sequence ATGAGCAAAACAATTAAAATTTTAGGAACCGGTTGTCCAAAATGTCAATCCTTGACAGGAGTTGTCAAGGATGTGGTTTCCGAAAACAACATAGACGCCACGATCGAAAAAGTAGAGGATATCATGGAAATCATGAAATACAACGTAATGACGACCCCGGCATTGGTCATCGACGACGTGATTACTATTAAAGGAAGGGTACCCTCAAAAGACGAAGTACTGGCATTGTTGAACTAA
- a CDS encoding serine hydrolase domain-containing protein → MQRYKILIASAFVVFTLSVFISRAFNAESTKAPKKAVTASTIEKDPKIDKEVLLYASRQKKLQAALNAYFKKAIANGDVVGAGVSIVTGDSIVISDGFGTKKSTDNSPVNGETVFRLGSLSKGFAGMLAANIKHEGKLNWTDRVSDYLPEFQLGDGSNTKSITLANILSHTSGTPYHSYTNLVEAGLPLKDIAKRFKEVMPISKPGIMYSYQNAMFALCGEMMKKATGKKINTLLDDRFFKPLEMCTTTTDFETLTHEANIAMPHVKARNGWRAAHLRDNYYNAVAAGGISSNAHDMGRWMRFLLGHNPDVMDSSAIREAFNPFIEISGHRKYYQRWPGHTRSYYGFGWRIHKFSEGQANVEKTIWHHGGSVNNYRNEIAVYPESDLGICVLLNNNSPIAKTVIPDLYEIVKKVYKEEEATTSKRM, encoded by the coding sequence ATGCAGAGATATAAAATTTTGATCGCATCTGCGTTCGTCGTCTTCACTTTATCCGTATTTATTTCACGTGCATTCAATGCAGAATCGACCAAAGCCCCCAAGAAGGCGGTAACGGCCTCGACAATTGAAAAAGACCCTAAAATCGATAAGGAAGTCCTTCTTTACGCTTCCCGACAAAAGAAATTACAGGCCGCCCTGAATGCCTATTTCAAGAAGGCCATTGCCAATGGCGATGTCGTCGGGGCAGGGGTGAGCATCGTTACGGGCGATTCCATAGTGATATCCGACGGTTTTGGAACAAAGAAAAGTACGGATAACAGTCCCGTAAACGGGGAGACGGTTTTTAGGTTGGGTTCATTATCAAAAGGTTTTGCCGGCATGTTGGCCGCCAACATAAAGCACGAGGGAAAATTGAATTGGACGGATCGGGTAAGCGACTACCTTCCCGAATTTCAATTGGGTGATGGCTCCAATACCAAAAGCATCACCTTGGCCAATATTCTATCGCACACTTCGGGCACGCCCTATCACAGTTATACGAATCTAGTGGAAGCCGGTCTTCCCCTAAAGGATATAGCCAAGCGTTTTAAGGAGGTAATGCCCATTAGCAAGCCGGGAATCATGTACAGCTATCAAAACGCCATGTTCGCCCTTTGTGGGGAAATGATGAAGAAGGCTACGGGCAAAAAGATAAACACCCTTTTAGACGATCGCTTTTTTAAGCCCTTGGAAATGTGTACCACGACTACCGATTTCGAGACCCTGACGCATGAGGCCAATATTGCCATGCCGCACGTAAAAGCGCGGAACGGTTGGAGGGCTGCCCACTTAAGGGACAATTACTACAATGCCGTAGCTGCAGGGGGAATCAGTTCCAATGCCCACGATATGGGAAGGTGGATGCGTTTTTTATTGGGACACAACCCTGATGTTATGGATAGTTCGGCCATAAGGGAAGCCTTTAATCCCTTTATCGAGATTTCAGGACATAGAAAATATTATCAGCGATGGCCGGGCCACACCCGTTCTTATTACGGCTTTGGATGGAGAATCCATAAGTTTAGCGAAGGGCAGGCCAATGTAGAAAAAACGATCTGGCACCATGGCGGAAGCGTCAATAACTACAGAAACGAGATTGCCGTGTATCCGGAATCGGATTTGGGCATCTGTGTACTCTTGAACAATAACTCGCCCATAGCCAAGACCGTAATTCCGGACCTGTACGAAATCGTAAAAAAGGTCTATAAAGAAGAAGAGGCCACCACCAGCAAAAGGATGTAG
- a CDS encoding winged helix-turn-helix domain-containing protein, which yields MSSKLESLSLREAQKLALLSQGLPPTARTGPAQATTLSAIERLGYIQIDTISVIERAHHHTLYNRNPNYKASHIHQLIADKKVFEYWSHAASYLPMSDYRFSLPRKHAIATGQMKHWFKRDLKLMNAVKERIKDEGPLMARDFDKKGSKLGEWKTAPTKQALENLFIQGDLMICNRINFHKVYDLTERVLPDSVNTTAPTQAEYGKFLVKKYLRANGPGKLSEMTYLLKNVKPLVLKALDHMLAEGEVLPIKVSGNPYYLLPESLELLNRPLRKKAKILSPFDNLLIQRKRTQELFGFDYLLECYVPQHKRQHGYFTLPILWDGKLVARMDSKADRKTGILHIHRLSLEPSLTKLDAFSAALGKELKAFVRFNGCKGLYLHTTVPANYKPQFFNINPDLVV from the coding sequence ATGAGTTCAAAACTAGAAAGCCTTTCGCTCCGTGAAGCCCAAAAACTGGCCTTGTTATCGCAAGGTTTACCGCCTACCGCCCGTACGGGTCCCGCCCAGGCTACCACGCTTTCCGCCATTGAACGTTTGGGCTATATTCAAATCGATACCATTTCCGTAATCGAAAGGGCACATCACCACACCCTGTACAACCGAAACCCGAACTATAAAGCTTCCCATATACATCAGTTGATAGCCGACAAGAAAGTTTTTGAATACTGGTCGCACGCCGCCTCGTATTTGCCCATGTCCGATTATCGCTTCAGCCTTCCGCGCAAACACGCTATTGCCACGGGCCAAATGAAACATTGGTTTAAACGCGACCTCAAGCTTATGAATGCCGTCAAGGAACGCATAAAGGACGAAGGCCCGTTAATGGCCAGGGATTTTGATAAAAAGGGAAGTAAACTGGGCGAATGGAAAACCGCACCCACCAAACAGGCCCTTGAAAATTTGTTTATACAGGGCGACCTGATGATCTGTAACCGTATTAATTTCCATAAGGTATACGACCTTACCGAAAGGGTGCTTCCCGACTCCGTGAACACCACGGCCCCGACCCAAGCGGAATACGGAAAGTTTTTGGTGAAAAAATACTTGCGTGCCAATGGGCCGGGCAAACTTTCAGAAATGACCTACCTGCTCAAAAACGTAAAACCCCTAGTCTTAAAGGCGCTTGACCATATGCTGGCCGAGGGTGAAGTATTGCCTATCAAAGTTTCCGGAAATCCCTATTACCTTTTACCCGAATCCCTTGAACTATTAAACCGGCCCTTGCGAAAGAAAGCCAAGATTTTATCGCCTTTTGACAATCTCCTCATACAACGAAAACGAACACAGGAACTCTTTGGTTTCGATTATCTTTTGGAATGTTATGTTCCGCAACACAAGCGCCAACACGGTTATTTTACCCTGCCTATTTTATGGGACGGAAAACTTGTGGCCCGTATGGACAGTAAGGCGGACAGAAAAACGGGAATTTTGCACATCCATCGATTGAGCCTAGAACCAAGCTTAACGAAATTGGACGCATTTTCGGCCGCCCTTGGGAAGGAACTCAAGGCCTTTGTTCGGTTCAATGGCTGTAAGGGGCTCTACCTGCACACCACCGTTCCCGCAAATTACAAACCACAGTTCTTCAATATCAACCCCGATTTGGTCGTTTAA
- a CDS encoding YceI family protein translates to MILKKVRLFFSVMAIMAFTTGATIRRTFVAITPDSSLYIKGTTNVNTFSCRFDVENINNPVHVDYYKEGNRIKFDETALVLNVDCFDCGGRGINRDLRDILKSEEQPHIFLFLKEIKPIESTAAYKAVLDIEIAGETNTYEVPVEVEKDNKLLIKGDLNISLPDHNIAAPSKLFGLINIHENVEISFKLGVKEIRN, encoded by the coding sequence ATGATATTAAAAAAGGTAAGGCTGTTTTTTTCCGTTATGGCCATAATGGCCTTTACTACAGGTGCGACCATCCGACGTACCTTTGTAGCCATTACTCCCGATAGCTCCTTGTACATTAAGGGAACTACCAATGTAAACACCTTTTCTTGCCGGTTCGACGTGGAGAATATTAATAACCCGGTGCATGTGGACTATTATAAGGAAGGCAATAGGATAAAGTTCGACGAAACCGCCCTGGTTTTGAACGTCGATTGTTTTGATTGTGGCGGAAGAGGAATTAACAGGGATTTGCGTGACATTTTAAAATCAGAAGAGCAACCCCATATATTTTTGTTTTTAAAAGAGATCAAGCCTATAGAGAGCACAGCTGCCTATAAGGCGGTGTTGGATATAGAAATTGCAGGGGAGACCAATACCTACGAAGTTCCAGTGGAGGTAGAAAAAGATAATAAGCTCTTAATAAAAGGGGACTTGAATATAAGTTTGCCCGATCACAATATAGCGGCACCGAGCAAGTTGTTCGGACTCATTAACATACACGAAAATGTTGAAATCTCTTTTAAATTGGGGGTTAAAGAGATTCGTAATTAG
- a CDS encoding permease encodes MFDWLQHFADWLIYSVFGIGADTHLGTALNFFVFDTLKILILLFFIVFIMGVVNAYFPIERLKDYLNRKKLYGLEYFFASIFGAITPFCSCSSVPLFIGFVQGGIPLGVTFAFLITSPLVNEVAVAMFLGMFGIKATLIYALSGILLGSVGGWLLGKMNLEPLLSDWVKEILENKRQQAEYQEEKRSFRDRLPEITRGAWDIVKGVLLYVIIGIAIGAAMHGYVPENFFDRYLGGGQWWTVPLAVLVAVPMYANAAGIVPIIQVFVAKGVPLGTAIAFMMATVGLSIPEATLLKKVMSLKLIAIFFGVVTLCIILSGYLFNLIL; translated from the coding sequence ATGTTTGATTGGCTTCAGCATTTTGCCGATTGGTTGATCTATTCGGTGTTTGGAATAGGAGCGGATACCCATTTGGGCACGGCCTTGAATTTCTTTGTGTTCGACACCCTGAAAATTCTAATCCTCCTGTTCTTTATCGTTTTTATCATGGGGGTCGTAAACGCCTACTTCCCCATTGAACGCCTAAAGGACTATCTGAACAGGAAAAAGCTCTATGGCCTGGAATACTTTTTCGCCTCCATCTTTGGGGCCATCACCCCTTTTTGCTCTTGTTCGTCCGTACCCCTTTTTATCGGTTTTGTACAAGGGGGCATTCCCTTGGGCGTCACCTTTGCCTTTTTGATCACCTCACCCTTGGTCAACGAAGTGGCCGTTGCCATGTTTTTGGGGATGTTCGGCATAAAGGCCACCTTGATCTATGCCTTGTCGGGCATTTTATTAGGCTCGGTCGGGGGATGGCTTTTGGGTAAAATGAATTTGGAGCCCTTACTCTCCGATTGGGTAAAGGAAATTCTTGAAAACAAGAGGCAGCAGGCCGAGTACCAAGAAGAGAAGCGAAGTTTTCGCGATCGCCTGCCCGAGATAACCCGTGGCGCCTGGGATATTGTCAAGGGAGTGCTGTTATATGTAATTATAGGCATCGCCATTGGCGCCGCCATGCACGGTTACGTGCCCGAGAACTTCTTTGACCGCTATTTGGGCGGTGGCCAATGGTGGACGGTTCCCCTGGCCGTTCTGGTGGCCGTACCCATGTATGCGAATGCCGCCGGTATTGTTCCCATCATCCAGGTCTTTGTGGCCAAAGGGGTGCCCTTGGGTACGGCCATTGCCTTTATGATGGCCACGGTAGGCCTCTCCATTCCCGAGGCCACCTTGCTCAAAAAAGTGATGTCCTTAAAACTGATCGCTATTTTCTTTGGGGTCGTGACGCTATGCATCATTCTATCGGGATATCTATTCAACCTCATCTTGTAA
- a CDS encoding YceI family protein translates to MTMIKTMYRAVYGMTFFLLILSNTVRAQEFNLVNKSSTMTVLGTSSLHDWEIDAEEQSGKIVFNDLEAAELGQCQVQVVAESLKSGKSSMDKNTYKALNTKKYKRIYFELAEVKESTRKGDGSYAVSAMGDLTISGVKKRIPLQFSLQIDGDKITLTGEKSLKMTDFKVEPPTALLGTITTGDEVTIKFTTVFQ, encoded by the coding sequence ATGACAATGATTAAAACCATGTACAGGGCCGTCTATGGTATGACGTTCTTCTTATTGATACTGTCGAATACCGTTCGCGCCCAAGAGTTCAATTTAGTAAACAAATCGTCCACTATGACCGTTCTGGGAACTTCCAGTTTACACGATTGGGAAATAGATGCCGAAGAGCAAAGCGGAAAAATCGTATTCAATGATTTGGAGGCCGCCGAGTTAGGGCAATGCCAAGTACAGGTAGTAGCCGAAAGTTTAAAAAGCGGCAAGTCTTCTATGGACAAAAACACCTATAAGGCTTTAAATACCAAAAAGTACAAGCGTATTTATTTCGAATTGGCCGAGGTAAAGGAAAGCACCCGAAAAGGCGATGGAAGCTATGCCGTTAGCGCAATGGGCGACTTGACCATTTCAGGGGTCAAAAAAAGGATACCCTTACAGTTTTCCCTGCAAATCGACGGCGATAAAATAACGCTTACCGGAGAAAAGTCGCTCAAGATGACCGATTTTAAGGTAGAGCCGCCAACCGCCTTGTTGGGAACCATTACCACAGGTGATGAAGTAACCATAAAATTTACCACCGTATTTCAATAA
- a CDS encoding AraC family transcriptional regulator yields the protein MIEIQNVKFNNETRPDSGFELLKLEVLFARNIEQDITSPHKVEFYQIMIITEGDSKHTIDFTDYPYGKNTIFTIRKDQIHRFFKSPGTKGFILIFTEDFLASLLSQKEVARSHELFNEFLTTPCINTSDTDFAGIHDLVKEIEVEYNENYDEFSSGIIRNLLHILIFKLFRVKLKQGVSFTQHKYVSDFIAFQQLVEKRCFETKKTLDYASLMGCTPKTLNNICKTIVGKSAKAIIDDILVTQIKRLLINTSMSITEIAYTSGFDEPTNMYKYFKKNTETTPEVFRQLHS from the coding sequence ATGATCGAAATACAGAACGTAAAATTCAACAACGAGACCAGGCCCGATTCGGGTTTTGAGCTGCTTAAGTTGGAAGTACTTTTTGCACGAAATATAGAGCAAGATATTACTTCGCCCCATAAGGTGGAATTTTACCAAATTATGATCATTACCGAAGGAGATTCAAAGCATACCATTGATTTCACCGATTATCCCTATGGTAAAAACACCATTTTTACCATACGCAAAGACCAAATACACCGCTTCTTTAAAAGCCCGGGGACCAAAGGATTTATATTAATTTTTACCGAAGACTTTTTGGCCAGCCTCTTAAGTCAAAAAGAAGTTGCCCGCTCACACGAACTCTTCAACGAGTTTTTGACTACGCCCTGCATCAATACCAGCGATACCGATTTTGCGGGTATCCATGACCTCGTTAAGGAAATAGAGGTGGAATACAACGAGAATTACGACGAGTTTTCTAGCGGTATTATCAGGAACCTACTCCATATCTTGATCTTTAAACTCTTCCGCGTCAAGCTGAAGCAAGGCGTCAGTTTTACCCAGCATAAATACGTGAGCGATTTTATCGCCTTTCAACAGTTGGTGGAAAAACGCTGTTTTGAAACCAAAAAAACCTTGGACTATGCCAGTTTAATGGGCTGTACCCCAAAAACCCTAAACAATATATGCAAGACGATCGTAGGTAAATCGGCCAAGGCGATCATAGATGACATTCTTGTCACCCAAATCAAACGTTTGTTGATCAACACCTCCATGTCCATTACCGAAATTGCCTATACTTCCGGTTTTGACGAACCTACCAATATGTATAAGTATTTTAAAAAAAATACCGAGACCACCCCCGAAGTTTTCCGCCAACTCCACTCCTAG
- a CDS encoding FmdE family protein: protein MKKLISILSIIVFTSQFLRGQTVPEVYAVGAMKDMGNTYDLKVWLDTLPQKSHLYGMGPYDRMKGEITVVDGKPFHASAFETGKALVGQSWDIRSPFFVYSHVPEWEAFDLDGPLNSVQEIQEKVTALAETKGYNLKEPFAFRITGQFDEMTIHIVTPRNPEVEGYKPDVKSQKFTSQNEKGQLVGFYSEQHQGIFTGSKSFVHVHFLKDDQSFMGHLDKINSGARSFTLYLPKRENHIKTGMRVNDTDFSKGRLGNVQDIDLNDLVKFHGHLCDGLVVGHLALQEALGELYQDGPIDRTNTRIVSQPSPCLTDAAIYDTGARYQFNTFYVSKDIDGLFTVQRIDTQKAVTVRMNQGVKPGEIDKLGALAVKGELPPCELDKLRKMEDDFTETLLSTDPKNNFTVTETVDFKWKPVLRNDFIKTDILNKDTSECQQKD from the coding sequence ATGAAAAAATTAATCTCCATCCTTTCCATCATCGTTTTTACATCGCAGTTCCTCAGAGGACAGACCGTGCCAGAAGTGTACGCTGTTGGGGCGATGAAGGATATGGGCAACACTTACGATCTTAAGGTCTGGTTGGATACCCTTCCCCAGAAATCGCACCTGTACGGCATGGGGCCCTATGACCGCATGAAAGGCGAAATAACCGTTGTTGACGGCAAGCCCTTTCATGCCTCGGCTTTTGAAACCGGGAAGGCCCTTGTGGGACAAAGTTGGGACATCCGTTCCCCATTTTTCGTGTATAGCCATGTGCCCGAGTGGGAAGCCTTTGATCTAGACGGTCCGCTGAACAGCGTTCAGGAAATCCAAGAAAAGGTCACGGCCCTTGCCGAAACAAAGGGCTATAATCTCAAAGAACCTTTTGCGTTTCGTATTACAGGGCAGTTCGATGAAATGACGATACATATCGTTACTCCCAGAAACCCTGAGGTAGAAGGTTACAAACCCGATGTAAAGTCCCAAAAATTCACGTCACAAAACGAGAAAGGGCAATTGGTAGGCTTTTATTCGGAACAACACCAGGGAATATTTACAGGTTCGAAAAGCTTTGTCCACGTCCATTTTTTAAAGGACGACCAAAGCTTTATGGGCCATTTGGACAAAATTAACTCGGGAGCCCGATCCTTTACACTTTACCTGCCCAAAAGGGAAAACCATATCAAGACGGGAATGCGGGTCAATGACACCGATTTCTCCAAAGGGCGACTGGGAAATGTACAAGATATAGACCTTAACGACCTCGTCAAATTTCACGGTCACCTTTGCGACGGTTTGGTAGTGGGCCATCTGGCCCTGCAAGAGGCCTTAGGCGAACTGTATCAAGACGGCCCCATAGACCGTACCAATACCCGCATTGTGAGCCAACCCTCGCCCTGCCTTACCGATGCGGCCATATACGATACAGGGGCACGGTATCAATTCAACACCTTTTATGTTTCCAAGGATATCGACGGCCTGTTTACCGTGCAACGTATCGATACCCAAAAAGCCGTAACCGTACGCATGAACCAAGGAGTAAAACCAGGGGAAATAGATAAACTGGGCGCCCTTGCCGTAAAAGGGGAATTGCCCCCGTGCGAACTGGACAAGCTTAGAAAAATGGAGGACGATTTCACCGAAACCCTATTGTCGACCGACCCTAAGAATAATTTTACCGTAACGGAAACCGTCGATTTCAAGTGGAAACCGGTGTTAAGAAACGATTTTATAAAAACGGATATCCTTAACAAGGACACATCAGAATGCCAGCAAAAAGATTAG
- a CDS encoding OsmC family protein, producing MDYQIKASSMAHDDATIHIKESNIDFGTTPKTADSLPNPAELFLGSFAACMLKNVERFSTMMRFSYTKTTLEVKATRLENPPRMDNIEYSLTIYSDDDKLNTALLKKNIEKFGTIYNTVKLSCSISGTIKTVPNV from the coding sequence ATGGACTACCAAATCAAAGCTTCCTCGATGGCCCATGACGATGCAACGATCCATATAAAGGAATCGAACATCGATTTTGGCACAACGCCTAAAACTGCCGACAGTCTGCCCAATCCCGCCGAGTTGTTTTTGGGGTCGTTCGCTGCCTGTATGCTAAAGAATGTGGAGCGTTTTTCTACCATGATGCGATTCTCCTATACCAAAACCACCCTCGAGGTAAAGGCTACGCGCCTAGAGAATCCCCCAAGAATGGATAACATCGAATACAGCTTAACGATTTACAGCGATGATGACAAATTGAATACGGCCCTATTGAAAAAGAATATCGAAAAATTCGGTACCATTTACAATACCGTAAAACTGTCATGTTCCATTTCGGGAACCATAAAAACCGTTCCTAATGTTTGA
- a CDS encoding META domain-containing protein codes for MKSSTSLCLLLLSLVLGSCSSTKKTADNPLFGSVWELEYLSGPRIAFSGLYPNRKPFIRFDQEKSHVVGNNSCNGYSADFTLDGKQISFGEPGPTTMMFCGQGEGFFVNTMKKINAYHIDADGKLELLMDEVPMMRFKPKEDASATDQR; via the coding sequence ATGAAAAGCTCTACTTCCCTCTGTCTCTTACTTCTTTCCCTAGTACTCGGTTCTTGTTCCTCGACAAAAAAAACAGCGGACAATCCGCTCTTTGGCTCCGTTTGGGAACTGGAATACCTATCAGGCCCGCGCATTGCTTTTTCGGGACTCTACCCAAATCGCAAGCCCTTCATCCGATTTGACCAAGAGAAGTCCCATGTGGTAGGCAACAACAGCTGCAATGGATATTCGGCCGATTTTACCCTTGACGGCAAGCAAATTTCCTTTGGCGAGCCCGGCCCTACCACCATGATGTTCTGCGGCCAAGGGGAAGGCTTCTTTGTCAATACCATGAAGAAAATCAACGCCTACCACATCGATGCCGATGGCAAATTGGAACTGTTGATGGACGAGGTGCCCATGATGCGTTTTAAGCCCAAGGAAGACGCCTCGGCCACCGACCAACGTTAA
- a CDS encoding alpha/beta fold hydrolase, whose amino-acid sequence MKKIIPVLLALITVHVAHAQAEKLEWLDIELANYEYPFPVSSLSINNQEQQLKMAYMDVKPENYNGKNIVLLHGKNFNGAYWKTTIEALTKKGFRVIAPDQIGFGKSSKPAHFHYTFQQLAQNTKSLLDTLGVSQTAVLGHSMGGMIAVRFALMYPETTEKLILENPIGLEDWKLKVPYKPVEWWYQNELKKSYEGIRKYQLESYYDKQWKPEYDQWVNLLAGWTLNSDYERIAWNAALTYDMIFTQPVVYEFENIKAKTLLIIGTRDRTALGKPLVTEKVRKTMGLYNQLGKKTQERIPDAELVELANIGHLPHIESFDRFIAPLTSFLKE is encoded by the coding sequence ATGAAAAAAATCATTCCCGTCCTCCTTGCCCTGATCACCGTTCACGTGGCCCATGCGCAAGCGGAAAAACTAGAATGGCTCGATATCGAACTGGCCAATTACGAGTATCCCTTTCCCGTGTCCTCCCTGAGCATCAACAATCAGGAGCAACAACTGAAAATGGCCTATATGGACGTAAAGCCTGAGAACTACAACGGTAAGAACATTGTATTGCTCCACGGTAAAAACTTTAACGGCGCCTATTGGAAGACCACCATCGAGGCCTTGACCAAAAAAGGTTTTAGGGTCATTGCCCCCGACCAGATCGGTTTCGGAAAATCATCTAAACCGGCCCATTTTCACTATACCTTTCAGCAACTGGCCCAAAACACCAAAAGCCTTTTAGATACATTGGGAGTCTCCCAAACGGCCGTTTTGGGACATTCCATGGGAGGCATGATCGCCGTCCGCTTCGCCTTGATGTATCCGGAAACCACCGAAAAATTGATTTTGGAAAACCCTATCGGTTTAGAGGACTGGAAACTTAAGGTACCTTACAAACCTGTGGAATGGTGGTATCAAAACGAATTGAAAAAGAGTTATGAGGGCATACGTAAGTATCAACTTGAAAGCTATTACGACAAGCAATGGAAGCCCGAGTACGATCAATGGGTAAACCTTTTGGCGGGATGGACGTTAAATTCCGATTACGAACGCATCGCTTGGAACGCGGCCCTTACCTACGATATGATCTTTACCCAGCCCGTGGTCTATGAGTTTGAAAACATCAAGGCCAAGACCTTACTGATCATCGGTACCCGAGACCGTACGGCCTTAGGAAAACCTTTGGTTACGGAGAAGGTGAGAAAGACTATGGGACTCTATAACCAATTGGGCAAAAAGACCCAAGAGCGCATACCGGATGCGGAGTTGGTAGAGTTGGCGAATATCGGCCACCTGCCCCATATTGAGAGTTTTGACCGCTTTATCGCGCCCCTGACCTCCTTTCTAAAGGAGTAA